TTTTTCGTGTGCGCGATAAACAAACAAGTTACAACTACATTGGCCGATAAAGTAGCAAGTGCCGCCCCTGATACACCTAATCCTTTAAAATTCCCCAATCCAAAAATGAATAAAGGGTCAAGAATCAAGTTTACAAGGAACCCAACCGTTTGTACGAGAAAAGGTTTTCCGCTGTTCCCCATTGAAGTTAGAACGGTACTGAGTAAGATGTTAAAAAAAGAAAAGATCGTTCCAATAATCGATATGGTGAGAAACTGTGAGGCCATTTTTTCTATTTCGTCTCTGCCTAAATCAAAAAAACCTATTAAATCATTTCTTGTTAGGAAAATAAACAACATATATATGAAACCTAGTAACAAAGACATTAATAATCCATTATGGATATAAACTTTGGCTTGATCTTCTCTTCCAGCGCCTATGCTATGTGCAACCTTGACGCCTGTACCGATGGAAACCATCGTAAATAACGCAACTGCCAAGTTCACGAAAAAGATTGCTGTCCCAATAGCCGCGACTGAACTGCTTCCCAATTTCCCAACCCAGATCATATCAACAAGCCCGTAGGTTGTAGATATGAAATTCGTTGCAATAATCGGCAAAGTTAATTTCATCAAAGTAGATGCAATAGGTCCTTCTCTCAAATCATACTTTCCCTTCACTATCATATACCTCCTATGTTAATCAAAAAAATTTGATTTAATATCTAAAAAAATTAACAACAAGTCGACTTGAAAACGCAACAAAGTTCATGTGATAGTAAATGATTTAACTCATCCTGATTCAACTCGTAGTAACTCCAAGTTCCCTTTGTTTCCTTTTTTATAAGGTTTGCGTCTAATAAAATCTTCAAATGATAAGATAATTTAGATTGTGCCATATCGACCAAGGGAGCTAAGTCACAAACACACATAGTCCCATTTTTCGTAAGAAGATTCATAATCTGTAGTCTTTTTTTGTCAGCGAGGGCTTTAAACTTTTGTTCATATTGTTCAAACAATCGATCCATTGAATCGTCTTGAAAATCAATGTTTAAGTCCATTTCTTTTTTCATATTATTTACCCTCTTTTCCTTCATCAAATAATCTTGATATATTTATATTAAATACAATATTTTCTCGTGTCAATTATTCATCAAAATAATTTGATTTATTTTACTCATGACATCTTGGAACGTTCTTCCGAACGGGCGCGAATATGCAACAACTTGGACTTTTTGAATTTGAAGTTTATTTTTCATGCCTTTAAACAATTAATAGCTAGATTATTGGAAGTAAAAAAGTGACAAACTAACAGGTATATCAATTCCTAAAAAGGAGTAAGGAAACCGTACGATTATGAAAGTAGTGGCTATAGGGATTATATTGGTGGTTTGTGGAAGTATCATTTTAGGGTGGTTTATTAAAGAAGCTTATAAAAATTATAAAAATGAAAGTAAAAAAACCAAAATTTTCTATTTCCTATGGGTGATTTTAGGTCTCGTATTAGATTTTAGTAATGGATTAATTATTATTGTTGGTCTTATTTTATTAGGTATTCTCTTAATAATCTATTCCCCACTCTTCAACTAACTGGTGTGATGCTTTAAGAAGGCATCGCCTTTCCTTGTTCAGCTTAACCCGTAAATAGAATTAAAGGGCGCTTCGTAAAGAACTGCGATCTCTTTTTTATAGGGAAAACTAGAAATGTAATTACACTAAGGATTCGGAAAAACAAAGCCAGGTGATAAATATGAGACGAGGAATTAGTTTTGAAATTCCAAATGAATACGGAAGTTTCCTTGGGGAAGTATTAAAGCCCATTAACATAACTGAATATATTTGGCGTATTGAGGGCGAGGAATCATATTCAGTGGAGGTTGATAAGTTAGGAGAACTCCTTTTCCTACAAGAGAAAAACGAAATAGATGGCTTATTCCTTAAAGGTTTTTTAGAAGATAAAACGTATAATCTTATTTTTGCTGATTTAAAAGCATACCCAAAAGGAAAGAATCCAGCAAATATTGAGACGTATGAGGAGTTTTTAAATAGCGGATGTGAGCTGGTGCTTTTAGTCGTTGATTCTGTTTATTTCACAATTTATTGTAAGGACAGAGAAAAACTTGAAAACTTATATAATAATGCCAAGTTAAGAGGTTTTGATGATCTCCAATACATTACCGACGAAAATGACACAAGAACAAGGCTATCAGTATGGTAATGGCTGCTTTATAAACACTGTGTTCCAATTCAACAATAGAGCGCGATATCACAAGATTTTCGCTCCCATTTTATGCTTGGGTACTTTAGTAGAAGGCGTTCATTTAATTGAACAACCCTTTAAAGAAAATTGTATATTTTTTGATAAGGAATAGATGAGTTTGTGATAAAGTTTACTTAACTAACGTAATTAGTTTAATGTAACAAGGATTGTAGAACTTCATTTTTAAAAATTTTTATCAGTACTGGATTTATGTATACTAAGGAAATTAATAAAAAGACAGAGTAATAGGATTACACACACATTATTTTAAGCAAATTTGGAGGAATTACATATGGGTCTAAACGAAGGTAATGTGCAAAAATTTTTAGATTGGACATATGAAAAAGTATTAAACGGGATACCAGGTACAGCTTCAGTTGATGAGTTAGCTAATAGCTATACGTCAAAACACTCTTCTAATGATAAAGCAATCAAAAGTTTAATCCGATGGCAACAAGGAAAAACAGGTACAAATGGATTTGTTGCTGGGTTAGGTGGAATTATTGTTATGCCTGTCGCCATCCCTACAAATCTAGCTTCTGTAATGTATATGCAAATGAGAATGATTGCAGCAATTGCTTATATTCGTGGGTACGATTTAAAGGATGACCAAGTACAAACTTTTGTATATGCATGCTTAACAGGACAATCTGCATCAGAATTAGTAAAGCAAAGTGGAATTAAAATTGCTCAGAAGGTTGGCGAAGCACAAATTAAAAGAATACCCGGTGAGGTTATAAAACAAATTAATCAAAAAGTTGGTTTTAGATTAGTAACGAAATTTGGAGAAAAAGGGGTTATTAATTTAGGCAAAATGGTGCCATTACTTGGGGGAGTAGTTGGTGGAGCATTTGATGCTTCATCTACTTATTTGATTGGGAAAGCAGCTGAAAAAACATTTATTGAGGGCGGTTATGATAAAGATAATGGGATTATTATAGATATGACCTAGTTTAATCCGAAACTGTCAACCTACCGCAGTTGAATAAATAAAATATGGAGGGAATGAGATGAAGAAGACTCTTATCATTTTTTTAATATCATTAATTGTGGAAGCAGCAATCACCTATTATGTTGCAGAGAAATTTGCCATCCGATTCATTGAAATTATGTTTTTTGGAGGAGTCGCTTTTTCTATGATCACCTTTTGGTTTTCTAGCAGTGGAGGCATTTTCACAAAGTATAGTGAAAGTGAGGCTAGCGCCATGACAGGCGTTATCCAGAAACGATCGGAACTTGTCTTCAGAAAAGGGCCTGTGTTCATGGCATCTCTAACGTTAATGCTAATTGGTCTGGTCATCTTCATCCTCCTAATTGCCGGGGTTATTCCTGAAGTATAGGGTGCGGCTCATTTAAGAACAAATTGTAAATGAATATTGAGAAAAATACACCATGCAAAATCAATTGAATTTTAACTAAATGAAGTAATGAGTTTCTAAACAATCGGGCGTAATTATCGAGAGATGATTGCGCCCATATCTGTTTTACTAGATACAGAAAAATACCCGGACCACTAGGTTGGAGTTTAGATGAGATTATGAAATGCTGGATTTAAAGTAACGAGTTTATTAATCAATTGTTATGGATAATATTAATTGATTATGTGGAATCTAACGTTAAAAATTATTGGGAGCGAGCATCATGAA
The DNA window shown above is from Bacillus sp. T3 and carries:
- a CDS encoding EcsC family protein — translated: MGLNEGNVQKFLDWTYEKVLNGIPGTASVDELANSYTSKHSSNDKAIKSLIRWQQGKTGTNGFVAGLGGIIVMPVAIPTNLASVMYMQMRMIAAIAYIRGYDLKDDQVQTFVYACLTGQSASELVKQSGIKIAQKVGEAQIKRIPGEVIKQINQKVGFRLVTKFGEKGVINLGKMVPLLGGVVGGAFDASSTYLIGKAAEKTFIEGGYDKDNGIIIDMT
- a CDS encoding metalloregulator ArsR/SmtB family transcription factor gives rise to the protein MDRLFEQYEQKFKALADKKRLQIMNLLTKNGTMCVCDLAPLVDMAQSKLSYHLKILLDANLIKKETKGTWSYYELNQDELNHLLSHELCCVFKSTCC
- a CDS encoding DUF2691 family protein is translated as MRRGISFEIPNEYGSFLGEVLKPINITEYIWRIEGEESYSVEVDKLGELLFLQEKNEIDGLFLKGFLEDKTYNLIFADLKAYPKGKNPANIETYEEFLNSGCELVLLVVDSVYFTIYCKDREKLENLYNNAKLRGFDDLQYITDENDTRTRLSVW